Proteins co-encoded in one Arachis stenosperma cultivar V10309 chromosome 7, arast.V10309.gnm1.PFL2, whole genome shotgun sequence genomic window:
- the LOC130941801 gene encoding uncharacterized protein LOC130941801 gives MQALTLSKRLSTSKPLFRISPNLVASTTSSSTTSPPPSSPISAADGGSSCHPLALLSLLRAPRSATQSLRTGVSGSDVRDTNLAGGQVRAYEVLKLYRPCYGTGIATFKVQPHGAAGYATATTTGDSIQRKERDSGLRNVGPKTKREQLLKATALVPLLLIFPNAYSMLAANLFVFWHISAGIEEILADYVHHEMTRNYVVIAFKLFLIIAMKDVFLKFVFV, from the exons atgcAGGCTCTGACCCTGAGCAAGAGGCTCTCTACATCCAAGCCTCTCTTCAGAATCTCTCCCAACCTCGTCGCTTCAACCACCTCCTCTTCCACCACCTCTCCGCCACCTTCGTCACCGATCTCCGCCGCAGATGGCGGCTCCTCCTGCCATCCCTTGGCTCTCCTCAGCTTACTCCGCGCTCCCAGGTCTGCTACCCAAAGCCTCCGAACTGGTGTCTCTGGATCTGAC GTTAGAGATACGAATCTCGCTGGAGGCCAAG TGCGCGCTTATGAG GTTCTGAAACTTTATCGCCCCTGTTACGGAACCGGAATAGCAACTTTCAAG GTTCAGCCTCACGGTGCTGCTGGTTATGCCACTGCTACTACTACGGGCGATAGCATCCAGAG GAAGGAGCGAGACAGTGGATTGAGGAATGTAGGTCCGAAGACAAAGAGAGAGCAGCTGCTAAAAGCCACTGCACTTGTCCCACTTCTTTTGATATTCCCGAACGCCTATTCCATGCTCGCAGCGAATCTCTTTGTATTTTGGCACATAAGTGCTGGTATTGAAGAGATTTTGGCTGATTATGTCCACCATGAGATGACCCGAAATTACGTCGTGATTGCTTTCAAATTGTTCCTGATAATTGCAATGAAGGATGTGTTCCTGAAATTCGTATTTGTATAA